ATAGGGAGATTCGCACGCCTATATTTGAACAAGCCGGACTCTTTCAAAAAAGTGTTGGGGAATCTACAGACATTGTAAGTAAAGAAATGTATGTGTTCTCTGATAAAAAGGGTAGAGAACTCGCTCTTAGACCTGAAGGAACTGCCTCGATCGTACGCTCATTTGTTGAGCACAATATGTATACACAGCCTTTTCCTGTAAAACTATACTACATAGGCCCATTTTTTAGATATGAAAGACCGCAGTCAGGAAGAACAAGGCAATTCCATCAGATTGGAGCAGAGGCAATTGGCATTGAAGATGTGAGACTGGATGCAGAGATAATTGATATTGCAATCCAAATTCCATCCAAAATGGGCATTAAAAACCTAAAAGTAATGCTGAATAGCATTGGTTGTGGGGAATGCAGGTCAAAGTACGTAAAACATCTTCTAGCGCACCTTGAAAACCGAATCAAAAACCTGTGCATGGACTGTAAACGCAGATACTCTACTAATCCTTTAAGAATTCTGGACTGCAAAAAACCGGAATGCATTCAACACGTAAAAGAAGGACCTACTATCACAGAAAATTTATGCGCCAAATGCAGGAATAAACTTGAGACAGTAGAGAAACACATAAACTGTTTAGGCATTGATTATCAAATACAGCCTTATCTTGTTCGTGGCCTTGATTATTACACAGGTGTGATCTTTGAGATTATTCATTCTCAGCTTGGCGCGCAGAATGTAGTTGCTGCCGGAGGAAGATATGATAACTTGGTTGAACAGATGGGTGGAAAATCAACTCCTGCTGTTGGATTTGCAGCAGGAATTGAGAGAATGATAATGCTATTAGCACATAGAAACTTCCAAAGCAGCAACTCAGTATACCTAGTGTATCTCGATTTCCCCATGGATGAAAGAGTGTTTGCATTCCTTGCTGCATTAAGACAAAATGGAATACATACCAAAACAACTTATCAGGAAAAAACTCTTAAGAACCAGTTGAAGACAGCCGCAAAATCAAACTGCAAATTCAGTCTGATTTTAGGCACAAATGAACTATCAAAAGGCACTGTCATTCTTCGCGATATGAAAACAAGTACACAAGAAGAGATTAGGCTTGATAATGCAGTGTCAATCATAAAGGGAAAGTTAGTTAAAGGAGTCATTTTGACATGAAAAGAGAAATAATAGTTCAGCTCAATAAAACGTTTGAAGGATTGACATATACGCAAAAGGGTGTTGAGTATTGGATGGCAAGAGATCTTCAGGAATTATTAGATTACACGGATTGGCGTAATTTTTTACAGGTTATTGAAAAAGCTAAAACATCTTGTGCGAATTTTAGCCAAGATACGACAGACCATTTTGTTGACGTTAACAAAATGGTCAAGTTGGGCTCTGGAAGCGAACGGCAAATTGACGATGTTATGCTTACTCGCTATGCCTGTTACTTAATAGCCCAAAACGGTGATCCTCGCAAGGAACAGATAGCTTTTGCACAGAGTTATTTCGCTATTCAAACACGTAAACAAGAATTGCTGGAAGAGCGTATTGCGTTGGCGGAACGTATACGAGCTCGCGAAAAACTTGCGGATACCGAATCAAAACTTTCAGGGGTTGTGTATGAGCGCGGTGTTGACGGAAAGGGATTTGCGCGATTACGGAGTAAAGGTGACCACGCGCTTTTTGGTGGATATACGACACTGCAAATGAAAAAGAAGCTTGGCGTGCCAGAAAAACGTCCTTTAGCTGATTTTTTGCCAACTATAACTATTAAGGCAAAAGATTTTGCGGCTGAAATTACCAGCTTTAATACAAAAAAGAAAAATTTACGCGATGAGCAGGCTATTACGGGCGAACATATAAAAAACAACAAAGATGTGCGGAATCTACTCAAGAAAAGTGGGATAAAGCCTGAGTCTTTGCCTCCTGAAGAAGATATTAAAAAATTACAGCGTAGGATTAAATCCGAGGATAAAAAGATCGCAGGAAACATAAAAACATCGAAGAGTTTGAAGATAACCCGAAACGATTAATGTTAGATAAAAATATGATAAAACCAAATTTTTACATTTCAAAAGAGAATTTCAATAAATTGATAGGTCATGGATTCTATAAAAGAAATGATATAGCACCTGAAAAATGGACGCATATTAAAAATCATTTTGGGATGGAAGACACCCTTGCTGTTTTTGTTAGTGGAGCCAACCTCATAGAATAGATGATTCAAATAGTCATCATGGAGGCATTGATTGGCTAAAATTAGAACCGAATAGAAGAAAAGGAGAACCTCTTTTAAATGTATATAACTATGCTATTGGTACGCCAAGTGGAGATTGGTATCCAGTTTATGGACCATATAAATATGGGGCTTTAATATCACATCACCCTGACGAGAAGGAAATAGAAAAATATTTTTTATAATCAAAGTTAGCATAAATTAAAGGAATAGTAATAAAATGAGAACTGAATTAGGAAAAGATGAAAAGAATATGTAACAGTTTAGCTACAAAAAGTAATGAGAAAATTTAGATGAGAAAATCAGCGAATAAATTTGAACGAAATAAAAATAATAATCAAGGCGATCTTGTTTGTGGCAAATCAAATTGTCTGAAGAGTTCGGGAGTTAGCCCTTTGGTTAAAAGAGTCATGAGAACTTGTTTGGGATCCAATCCTTTGAGTTTGGCAGTTTGGATAATAGTTGAAATA
The bacterium DNA segment above includes these coding regions:
- the dinD gene encoding DNA damage-inducible protein D yields the protein MKREIIVQLNKTFEGLTYTQKGVEYWMARDLQELLDYTDWRNFLQVIEKAKTSCANFSQDTTDHFVDVNKMVKLGSGSERQIDDVMLTRYACYLIAQNGDPRKEQIAFAQSYFAIQTRKQELLEERIALAERIRAREKLADTESKLSGVVYERGVDGKGFARLRSKGDHALFGGYTTLQMKKKLGVPEKRPLADFLPTITIKAKDFAAEITSFNTKKKNLRDEQAITGEHIKNNKDVRNLLKKSGIKPESLPPEEDIKKLQRRIKSEDKKIAGNIKTSKSLKITRND
- the hisS gene encoding histidine--tRNA ligase; the encoded protein is MVKTVRGTSDILPSDVGTWQALELVSRNLLEAYDYREIRTPIFEQAGLFQKSVGESTDIVSKEMYVFSDKKGRELALRPEGTASIVRSFVEHNMYTQPFPVKLYYIGPFFRYERPQSGRTRQFHQIGAEAIGIEDVRLDAEIIDIAIQIPSKMGIKNLKVMLNSIGCGECRSKYVKHLLAHLENRIKNLCMDCKRRYSTNPLRILDCKKPECIQHVKEGPTITENLCAKCRNKLETVEKHINCLGIDYQIQPYLVRGLDYYTGVIFEIIHSQLGAQNVVAAGGRYDNLVEQMGGKSTPAVGFAAGIERMIMLLAHRNFQSSNSVYLVYLDFPMDERVFAFLAALRQNGIHTKTTYQEKTLKNQLKTAAKSNCKFSLILGTNELSKGTVILRDMKTSTQEEIRLDNAVSIIKGKLVKGVILT